In the genome of Halofilum ochraceum, one region contains:
- a CDS encoding outer membrane beta-barrel protein — protein MKSSRITIAAVTLVLAAPTIANAAELEADRFYAGGGISTNDLHGEDSTGAQVFVGYELPFSLGQADTALEVGYQDAGDFDRPRRGFRGDENISGLWTTGVASLPVADNVDLVGRFGADFGDDDGLMAGGGVGIDLAPRVQLRGEYVIRDLTESLQANVLYRF, from the coding sequence ATGAAGTCCAGTCGCATCACCATCGCGGCAGTCACGCTCGTTCTGGCGGCACCAACGATCGCGAACGCAGCCGAACTCGAAGCCGACCGGTTCTACGCGGGCGGCGGGATCAGTACCAATGATCTCCATGGTGAAGATTCCACCGGCGCCCAGGTGTTTGTGGGTTACGAACTCCCGTTCAGTCTCGGCCAGGCGGACACGGCGCTCGAGGTCGGCTACCAGGATGCCGGTGATTTCGACCGACCCAGACGCGGTTTCCGGGGCGATGAGAACATCTCCGGCCTCTGGACCACCGGCGTGGCCAGCCTCCCGGTCGCGGATAATGTCGATCTGGTTGGCCGCTTCGGGGCTGATTTCGGCGACGATGACGGTCTCATGGCCGGTGGCGGCGTCGGCATCGATCTGGCACCGCGCGTACAGCTCCGTGGTGAGTACGTGATCCGTGATCTCACCGAATCACTGCAGGCGAACGTCCTCTATCGATTCTGA
- a CDS encoding TIGR04211 family SH3 domain-containing protein, producing MKRYSCAAIAAVLVLTTSAAFGATRYVTDELRISVRTGAGTQYRIIEVIGSGTRLETLETSGEWARVRTANNETGWVRSQYLTEQPIAADRLETVRADLQDANERIAELEETLEQTRTDHESAQERIESLTAEKESLEARLEEAERGLELSGENERLRERNDELAQRVESLRAETEALAERGRREWFMIGAGVLFGGILFGIIVTRIPWRRRKDRMF from the coding sequence TTGAAACGTTATTCGTGCGCGGCCATCGCCGCCGTACTCGTCCTCACGACGAGCGCCGCCTTCGGCGCGACCCGCTACGTCACCGACGAGCTGCGGATCAGTGTGCGCACCGGGGCCGGCACCCAGTACCGGATCATCGAGGTGATCGGCTCCGGCACCCGGCTGGAAACGCTGGAGACGTCCGGCGAGTGGGCCCGGGTCCGCACCGCCAACAACGAAACCGGCTGGGTGCGTTCGCAGTACCTGACCGAGCAGCCGATTGCCGCCGACCGTCTGGAAACGGTGCGTGCCGACCTTCAGGACGCGAATGAGCGCATCGCCGAGCTCGAGGAAACGCTCGAACAGACCCGCACGGATCACGAATCCGCGCAGGAGCGCATCGAGAGCCTGACCGCGGAGAAGGAATCACTCGAGGCCCGCCTTGAAGAAGCGGAGCGGGGCCTTGAGCTGAGCGGCGAAAACGAGCGCCTGCGGGAACGCAACGATGAACTTGCGCAGCGCGTCGAGAGCCTGCGCGCGGAGACCGAGGCACTGGCCGAACGGGGTCGCCGTGAATGGTTCATGATCGGTGCCGGCGTGCTGTTCGGCGGCATTCTCTTCGGGATTATCGTGACGCGCATTCCGTGGCGCCGCCGCAAAGATCGGATGTTCTGA
- a CDS encoding thiopurine S-methyltransferase: MKPGFWRDRWQNGEIGFHRDDVHPALERFWPAVAGGAATVLVPLCGKTLDMRWLAERGHTVTGVELERRAVEAFFREWGVDPRERERTDGLVELVGAGVHLVPGDFFAFRPDIAPDCFYDRAALVALPESMRPDYLAHLARCVAPGAQGLLIAFEYDPADMDGPPFPVTEAELRAQPWFAVECLDRRDVTAENPQLVDRGARGLREAVYRMTRFDRPRGTG; encoded by the coding sequence ATGAAACCCGGCTTCTGGCGTGATCGCTGGCAAAACGGCGAAATCGGTTTCCACCGCGACGACGTTCATCCGGCGCTGGAGCGATTCTGGCCAGCGGTGGCGGGCGGGGCGGCGACGGTCCTGGTACCGCTGTGCGGCAAAACGCTCGATATGCGCTGGCTTGCGGAGCGGGGCCACACGGTCACCGGTGTCGAACTGGAACGCCGGGCCGTGGAGGCCTTCTTCCGTGAGTGGGGCGTTGATCCGCGTGAGCGCGAGCGCACAGATGGCCTCGTTGAGCTCGTCGGTGCGGGGGTTCATCTGGTGCCCGGGGATTTTTTCGCCTTTCGGCCCGATATCGCCCCGGACTGTTTCTACGATCGCGCGGCGCTGGTCGCACTGCCCGAATCGATGCGCCCCGACTATCTGGCTCATCTCGCGCGGTGTGTGGCGCCGGGGGCGCAGGGGCTGCTGATCGCGTTCGAATACGATCCCGCCGACATGGATGGGCCGCCGTTCCCGGTGACCGAGGCCGAGCTGCGCGCGCAGCCCTGGTTCGCGGTCGAATGCCTCGATCGGCGCGATGTCACGGCCGAGAACCCACAGCTTGTCGACCGTGGAGCGCGCGGACTGCGCGAGGCCGTTTACCGGATGACCCGGTTTGACAGGCCTCGGGGCACGGGATAG
- a CDS encoding protein kinase domain-containing protein — protein MPPSFERGDLIGRYEVVALLGEGAMSRVYRAHDPDIGRTVAIKVLRDELLADSAYVARFLREARSAGALVHPNIVTVFDVGEVDGTPYIAMECVEGEPLSRRLRSGRRFSSREAVSIAQQIADALDFAHRNGVVHRDIKPSNVLFTADAGRVKLVDFGIAHIDATDDAERTRTGAIIGTPRYMSPEQAAGGEVGPRSDLFSLGVILYEMLGGKCPFDARNTTALLLQITTKDPQPIRKLAPETPVGTARIVGRLLNKEPGRRFQSGAHLAAALTKEYDALAEHEVERRRNRRIPLKVQWAGGMGLILTVVMVVTALSVYHLQREEISRVILDSGSSLARYVAFDVATPLLSEDWTTLQAIVEDANRRETFHYLIVSDRSGIVRAATDPSRVGAPLALPGEVREARSVSGTEVARVTLPDGESALNFSAPSRFQDQRVGMVHLGLPRSGLDSVMARTRWLLAAQAAITITSVIGLLYLFGSLIGRPIERVRRAMADLAAGDTATRISVTRRDEFGVLYRAFNEMAERVERDPDGTLWSYPGAGGSEDDRTPRPGGVERTDDGGARGIDDTDDDDATTVVNEPDRGRD, from the coding sequence ATGCCGCCATCTTTTGAAAGGGGCGATCTGATCGGTCGGTACGAAGTCGTCGCCCTCCTGGGCGAGGGCGCGATGTCGCGCGTATATCGGGCGCACGATCCCGATATCGGCCGTACCGTGGCGATCAAGGTCCTGCGCGACGAACTGCTCGCCGACAGCGCCTATGTGGCGCGTTTTCTCCGCGAAGCGCGCTCGGCCGGGGCGCTGGTTCACCCGAATATCGTCACCGTGTTCGACGTCGGCGAGGTCGACGGGACCCCGTACATCGCCATGGAGTGCGTCGAGGGCGAGCCGCTGTCCAGACGCCTGCGGAGCGGGCGGCGGTTCAGCTCACGCGAGGCCGTTTCGATTGCCCAGCAGATCGCCGATGCGCTCGACTTCGCCCACCGCAACGGGGTGGTACACCGCGATATCAAGCCGAGCAACGTGCTGTTCACGGCCGATGCAGGGCGCGTGAAGCTGGTCGATTTCGGGATCGCCCATATCGATGCGACTGACGACGCGGAGCGTACCCGCACGGGCGCGATCATCGGCACGCCCCGGTATATGTCCCCGGAGCAGGCGGCGGGTGGCGAGGTGGGTCCGCGCTCGGACCTGTTCTCGCTGGGGGTGATTCTCTACGAGATGCTCGGCGGCAAGTGTCCGTTCGATGCGCGCAATACCACGGCCCTGTTGCTGCAGATCACGACGAAGGATCCGCAGCCGATCCGCAAGCTGGCGCCGGAGACGCCGGTCGGCACCGCCCGCATCGTGGGCCGCCTGCTGAACAAGGAGCCGGGAAGAAGGTTCCAGTCCGGTGCCCATCTGGCGGCCGCACTGACGAAGGAGTACGACGCGCTCGCCGAGCATGAGGTCGAGCGCAGGCGCAACCGTCGGATCCCGCTGAAAGTACAGTGGGCCGGCGGCATGGGCCTCATTCTCACGGTGGTCATGGTGGTGACGGCGCTGTCGGTGTACCACCTGCAGCGCGAAGAAATCTCACGCGTCATCCTCGACTCCGGCAGTTCACTGGCCCGTTATGTCGCGTTCGACGTGGCGACGCCACTGCTGAGCGAGGACTGGACGACCCTGCAGGCGATCGTCGAGGACGCCAACCGGCGCGAGACCTTCCATTACCTGATCGTGAGCGACCGCAGCGGGATCGTGCGGGCCGCGACGGATCCCTCCCGGGTGGGCGCTCCGCTCGCTCTGCCAGGCGAGGTCCGCGAAGCGCGCTCGGTTTCGGGCACGGAAGTCGCGCGGGTCACGTTGCCGGACGGGGAAAGTGCCCTGAATTTCTCGGCGCCGTCCCGGTTCCAGGATCAGCGGGTGGGGATGGTGCACCTGGGTCTGCCGCGTTCCGGCCTCGACAGCGTCATGGCCCGCACGCGTTGGCTTCTGGCCGCCCAGGCGGCGATCACGATCACGAGTGTGATCGGCCTCCTGTATCTGTTCGGCAGCCTGATCGGGAGGCCGATCGAGCGGGTGCGGCGGGCGATGGCGGATCTGGCCGCCGGTGACACGGCGACGCGGATATCGGTGACGCGGCGGGATGAGTTCGGCGTGCTGTATCGCGCGTTCAATGAAATGGCGGAGCGGGTCGAACGGGATCCGGACGGGACCCTGTGGTCCTACCCCGGTGCCGGCGGGAGCGAGGACGATCGCACGCCGCGCCCGGGTGGCGTCGAAAGAACGGACGATGGCGGCGCGCGCGGTATCGACGATACGGATGATGATGACGCCACCACGGTCGTCAACGAACCCGATCGCGGACGTGACTGA